The segment TTACCACGGGAGCTTCATCGGTTCCCATAATGCTTTTCAAAGCAGTCTCATCTTGTTGATAGCTTATTTCCATGCCAGGAATCTCACCAATCGCATGACTGATTTTTTGGATTGCTGCTGATGAAGCTATGCTACTTTCAGGCTTTAAAATGAGTTTAATAGTGGCTGTGTTTTCACCTTCAAAAATTGCTGAAGCCGAACTGCTAATGCCACTTGATGGGCCAATATGACTATAAACGGTTTCCAGATTTTCTCCCAACAACCCGGCAACCACTTGTTCCAGATTTTCAACGGCAGCAGTTGTTCGCTCGATCCGGGTTCCTTCCTGCATTCGAATTTCCATACTAAATTCCCGTGTCTCCGTTTTCGGCATAAATTCAGTCCCAATAAATGGAAGCAATAACGCTGATGCACCGACCAAGGCAAGAGCAAACAGAATAACCAGCCACTTCACTTTTAATACTTTCGCTAAAAAACGACCATAGCCTTTTACTTGTACCGAACGATTCTTAACTGTCCGCTTCTTTTTCTTATAAAACAGATTAAACAACATGGGAATAACCAAAATGGCGACGGCTAAGGAAGACACCAACGAAAAGGCTACTGTCCATGCTTGATCTTTAAACAATTCGCCGGAAGCGCCGTGTAGATAAACAATGGGCAAAAATACGATGATGGTGGTAATAGTTGATGCCGTGATGGCTCCGCTAACTTGCGAGGTTCCGGTGATTGCCGCTTCGCGCACCGACATCCCCGACTCATGATTTCGGAATATGTTTTCCATCACCACAATGGCATTATCAACCAACATACCGGCTCCAAGAGCCAGTCCTCCTAAGGTCATAATATTCAAAGTCAAGCCATTAAAATACATTAGGTTGAAGGTGGCAATAATGGAAATTGGGATGGCAATGCTAATAATTAACGTGCTTCCTACGCGACGCAAGAAAATAAACAAGACGATAACTGCCAACAAAATACCAAGCAAGGCAGATTCCTCCACTTCGTTAATCGCATCGCTGATAAAACTTCCCTGGTTGGTTACCATCTGCAACTGGTAGCCGGGCAACGCTTTTTCAACATCAACAATGGCTTTGTTGATTTCATCAACCGCTTTTACGGTATTGAACTTTGTTTCTTTATAAATTGAAAGCCCCAAACAACGCTTTCCGTTTAACCTGACGATGTTGTCGGGTTCCTTATTTTGAAAACTAACTTGGGCTACTTCACGCAAATAGATCGGGGCATAGGCTGCCTCCGTATTATCAGCCATCACCTGCTTGTAGCCGACGATGACGTTTTCGAAATCTTCAATATCGGTTAACAAGCTTATGCCTTTCACCACATAACGTAATCCCATTTCCTCGATGCTTCCGCCTGAGATACTCTGGTTGAAACTTCCAATCCGATTGCTGATTTCATCCATTGTCAGTCCAAAGGCATCCAAAAGGTACTCATTGGTTTCAATCAATACTTCGACATCTTCATCACCCGAAACTTCAACTTCGGCAACCCCTTCCAGGCGGATCAACTCGTTGCGGATATAGTTTTCAGCCACCTTGCGCAGCTCGTTCATATCGTCAATGGATGGATTGCTCAATCCCAAAAGCATTACCGGCGATGTGTTTGGATCGTGCTGCGTTATATTGATCTCATCTATTTCCCGGTTTTGGGCAAATGAAGTCACTGCTTTCTGTAAATCCAGAAAAGCATCGTCCATATACTTGTTCCAGGCATATTCAACTGTAATTTGGGCACTGCCAACTTTTGACACCGAGGAAACCTGAACGACATCTGATTGCCGGATAGCCAGAGCTTCAAGATTCTCCACAAACTGGGACTCCATTTCTTCCGGCGGACGCTCACCCGACTCGAGCTCAACAAAGAGGCGGGGGTTGTTCAAATCCGGAAACAGATCGACACCCAGCTTATCGTACGAGATGTACCC is part of the uncultured Sunxiuqinia sp. genome and harbors:
- a CDS encoding efflux RND transporter permease subunit → MKKLSEFSVNYPVTILMMVLGVVLLGYISYDKLGVDLFPDLNNPRLFVELESGERPPEEMESQFVENLEALAIRQSDVVQVSSVSKVGSAQITVEYAWNKYMDDAFLDLQKAVTSFAQNREIDEINITQHDPNTSPVMLLGLSNPSIDDMNELRKVAENYIRNELIRLEGVAEVEVSGDEDVEVLIETNEYLLDAFGLTMDEISNRIGSFNQSISGGSIEEMGLRYVVKGISLLTDIEDFENVIVGYKQVMADNTEAAYAPIYLREVAQVSFQNKEPDNIVRLNGKRCLGLSIYKETKFNTVKAVDEINKAIVDVEKALPGYQLQMVTNQGSFISDAINEVEESALLGILLAVIVLFIFLRRVGSTLIISIAIPISIIATFNLMYFNGLTLNIMTLGGLALGAGMLVDNAIVVMENIFRNHESGMSVREAAITGTSQVSGAITASTITTIIVFLPIVYLHGASGELFKDQAWTVAFSLVSSLAVAILVIPMLFNLFYKKKKRTVKNRSVQVKGYGRFLAKVLKVKWLVILFALALVGASALLLPFIGTEFMPKTETREFSMEIRMQEGTRIERTTAAVENLEQVVAGLLGENLETVYSHIGPSSGISSSASAIFEGENTATIKLILKPESSIASSAAIQKISHAIGEIPGMEISYQQDETALKSIMGTDEAPVVIEIEGEDLQVIESLTAEVKSMVQDLPGMYNFESSMEEGSPEVEIVVDRLRAGMYNLSVSNIVSQIQVQLEGKDAGQVERQGEMQNISIKLPDKGLSQIEELTITSGNQEFMVSELAEVRIGQSPKEVYRRNQSRIGKISAQLEKDVPLDQAVSKIREAIKPLSIPPDYKVNISGEEEKRQESMSSLSFALILSIVLVYMVLASQFESLLHPFTILLTIPLAVVGSVLVFFLLGKTLNIMAYIGIIMLVGIAVNDSIIFVDRILQLRNEGMQRMEAILQAGQQRIRPIIMTSLTTILALFPLTLGIGESASLRSPMALAVIGGLVTSTILTLVVIPCMYEAVEAIRDRLKEEPKPIG